The proteins below are encoded in one region of Gemmatimonadota bacterium:
- a CDS encoding histone deacetylase — protein sequence MSGPRTALVLHPDCALHDPGWGHPEHQGRLPAIVSALEKATPELLELVLQREASPAAEASLALCHEAEMISAVRDAVALAAASGTQAALDGDTLVSAASWDAALAAVGSAIDAVELVLAGRVASAFALTRPPGHHATPVRSMGFCLFNNVAVAARHAQGLGARRVLIVDWDVHHGNGTQDIFWLDRDVFYVSLHQSPLYPGTGSAGERGEGAGAGTTLNRPLPAGTGAATYLPAFKEAVTVAVRAHAPDIVLLSSGFDLLAEDPVGGMSLEPQDMHDLTTCVLEVAGRDVPVVAVLEGGYNPPRAAAGVVEVLRALAGAPRRPH from the coding sequence GTGAGCGGGCCCAGGACGGCGCTGGTGCTGCACCCGGACTGCGCGTTGCACGACCCCGGCTGGGGTCACCCCGAGCACCAGGGCCGCTTGCCCGCGATCGTATCCGCCCTGGAAAAGGCGACGCCCGAGCTGCTCGAGCTCGTGCTTCAGCGCGAGGCTTCCCCGGCGGCGGAGGCGTCGCTGGCCCTGTGTCACGAAGCGGAGATGATCTCGGCGGTGCGGGACGCCGTGGCGCTCGCCGCCGCGAGCGGAACTCAGGCTGCTCTGGACGGGGATACGCTGGTCTCGGCGGCCTCGTGGGATGCTGCCCTGGCCGCCGTCGGGTCGGCGATCGACGCCGTCGAGTTGGTGTTGGCCGGCAGAGTCGCTTCGGCTTTCGCGCTGACCCGTCCGCCCGGACACCACGCGACGCCGGTGCGCTCGATGGGCTTCTGCCTGTTCAACAACGTCGCCGTCGCGGCCCGACACGCTCAGGGGCTGGGGGCCCGCCGGGTCCTCATCGTGGACTGGGACGTCCACCACGGGAACGGCACGCAGGACATCTTCTGGCTCGACCGCGATGTCTTCTACGTGTCGCTCCACCAGAGTCCGCTCTACCCCGGGACCGGGTCGGCCGGCGAGCGTGGCGAGGGCGCCGGCGCGGGCACGACGCTCAACCGTCCGCTTCCCGCCGGGACCGGAGCGGCCACCTACCTGCCCGCGTTCAAGGAGGCGGTGACGGTAGCGGTGCGGGCGCACGCGCCCGATATCGTGCTGTTGTCCTCGGGGTTCGATTTGCTGGCGGAAGACCCGGTCGGAGGGATGTCGCTGGAGCCGCAGGACATGCACGACCTTACGACGTGCGTGCTGGAAGTAGCCGGCCGCGACGTGCCGGTGGTGGCGGTCCTGGAGGGTGGGTACAATCCGCCGCGCGCCGCCGCCGGGGTCGTGGAAGTGCTCCGGGCGCTGGCGGGTGCGCCGCGGCGCCCGCATTGA
- a CDS encoding methyltransferase domain-containing protein has product MDRTGPQIPGMAHPSHASGTNEGAAGPADGVSPPGGTRPGAGRGPRDRPEVVRGPSALDIARLSRQRGLAEGRQQCYRYIARLTDLTPGMEFLIAPAAAGEAVRFLATLTGAHGAGVDPDAELVGHATQRALAAGLEAQVHFDQASPTDLPYTDAVFDVAIGEIGLSAVDAGAAVAELARVTRPGGAILLVQPVWTADVDERRRDALTIGLGFRPLLPQRWKQLLLEAGAEDLYVDDLSEVAASRTGAASVRTLTDFFTVRDRLAVTLSALRRWGWAGASAAIKRGNEIRHLVSRDRVLGLSLIRATMSRAADIVEGGSDETKG; this is encoded by the coding sequence ATGGACCGAACCGGCCCGCAGATTCCCGGCATGGCTCACCCCAGCCACGCGAGCGGTACCAACGAGGGCGCAGCCGGTCCGGCCGACGGGGTTTCCCCGCCCGGCGGGACTCGGCCCGGCGCGGGACGGGGGCCGCGGGACCGGCCGGAGGTCGTACGCGGTCCTTCGGCGCTGGACATCGCCAGACTCAGCCGCCAGCGCGGGCTGGCCGAAGGCCGCCAGCAGTGTTACCGCTACATCGCGCGGCTCACCGACCTGACGCCGGGCATGGAGTTCCTCATCGCGCCCGCCGCGGCGGGCGAGGCTGTGCGCTTTCTGGCGACTCTGACGGGGGCGCACGGTGCCGGGGTCGACCCCGACGCCGAGCTCGTGGGGCACGCGACGCAGCGCGCGCTGGCGGCCGGACTCGAGGCGCAGGTTCACTTCGACCAGGCCTCTCCCACTGACCTGCCGTACACCGACGCCGTGTTCGACGTGGCCATCGGCGAGATCGGCCTGTCGGCTGTCGACGCCGGCGCGGCGGTGGCCGAGCTGGCGCGGGTCACGCGGCCGGGAGGAGCGATTCTGCTGGTGCAGCCGGTCTGGACGGCCGACGTAGACGAGCGCCGCAGGGACGCGCTGACGATCGGCCTGGGCTTCAGGCCGCTGCTGCCACAGCGTTGGAAGCAACTGCTCCTGGAGGCGGGCGCCGAGGACCTTTACGTGGACGACCTCTCCGAGGTCGCCGCCTCTCGCACGGGCGCGGCGTCGGTGCGCACGCTGACCGATTTCTTTACGGTCAGGGATCGGCTGGCGGTGACCCTGTCCGCGCTGCGGAGATGGGGCTGGGCGGGGGCCTCGGCCGCGATCAAGCGAGGGAACGAGATTCGGCACCTGGTGAGCCGGGACCGAGTGCTCGGCCTGTCGCTGATCCGGGCGACCATGAGTCGCGCCGCTGACATCGTCGAAGGCGGCTCGGACGAAACCAAGGGATAG